The Spirosoma foliorum genome has a window encoding:
- a CDS encoding flavodoxin family protein, with amino-acid sequence MKLLTLTTHLILLVFLLIGACSSSQSDAIYSTADSTSAAQKVLIVYLSRTNNTKAIAELIHKQVGGTMVALELEKPYPENYQATVQQVAKENETGYLPPLKTKIDNIQQYDLVFVGFPTWGMQLPPPMKSFLHQYARNGGPLNGKTVIPFNTNGGYGIGSTFQTVKELCPASNVLEGFTMRGGSERDGQLLVIQAEKATEAETAVKSWLKKLKVL; translated from the coding sequence ATGAAACTACTCACGTTGACGACGCATCTGATCTTATTAGTTTTTCTGTTGATAGGGGCGTGTTCCTCTTCCCAATCGGACGCTATCTATTCTACGGCTGATTCAACGTCGGCCGCTCAGAAAGTATTGATTGTCTATTTGTCGAGAACCAACAACACCAAAGCTATTGCCGAACTGATTCATAAGCAGGTAGGTGGAACGATGGTGGCCCTGGAGCTGGAGAAGCCCTATCCTGAAAATTATCAGGCTACGGTTCAACAGGTGGCTAAGGAAAACGAAACGGGCTATCTGCCACCGTTAAAAACAAAGATCGACAACATCCAGCAGTACGATCTGGTATTCGTCGGCTTTCCTACCTGGGGTATGCAACTGCCTCCACCCATGAAAAGCTTTTTACATCAGTACGCCCGCAACGGCGGACCGCTAAACGGTAAAACCGTCATTCCGTTTAATACCAATGGGGGCTATGGTATCGGCAGTACGTTCCAGACAGTGAAGGAGCTGTGCCCTGCCAGCAACGTACTGGAAGGCTTTACGATGCGGGGTGGATCGGAGCGAGATGGCCAGTTGCTGGTTATTCAGGCAGAAAAAGCCACAGAAGCCGAAACGGCAGTGAAGAGTTGGCTGAAAAAACTAAAGGTATTATAA